The Terriglobales bacterium DNA window ATCCTTGAACTGCTTTACGGATGTGGCTTGCGCAACTCCGAGCTGGTCGGTCTGGACCTCGAGGATGTGCAGTGGTCCAACGAGGCCCTGCTGGTCCGCGGCAAAGGGAAAAAAGAACGTCTAGTTCCGTTCGGCGAGGTGGCCCGCGCCGCGTTCACGGCTTACTTGCCGGCCCGGCGGGAGAAGCTCGCCGCAGTCAAGCGTTCCTGCTCTGCGCTGCTTATCAATCGTCGCGGCAGCCGGATCACCACCCGCAGCGTAGGCCGCATCGTGAAGCGCATCGCGCTGGCCCGCGGCCTCTCCGCCGACGTCCACCCGCACACTCTGCGCCACGCCTTCGGCACCCACATGCTGGAAGAAGGCGCCGACCTGCGCGCCATCCAGGAGCTGCTCGGTCACGAGCGCCTCGCCACCACCCAGCGCTACACCCAGCTCTCCGTCAAGCACATGCTGAAGGTGTACGACGACACCCATCCCCGGGCCAAGTAAGACCAACTAACCACAGAGGACACAGAGACACACAGGGGAAGACAGCCCCTGAGTTTTCCTGGGGTCCTCTGTGACCTCTGTGGTTAGAGTATTTCAATCCGCCGCTTGGCCTAATTGCTCGGCTTGATCCGGTTCTTCTCCGCGCAGCTTAAGCCACATGGCGACCACGCGCGCCCGCAGCTCGCGCGTCATCTGTTCGTAGACCACTTCCGCGTTGCCGCCCTTCTTGGGCGGATGGATAGGATCGCCGAACGCAATCTTCAGCTCGGCGAACTTCTGAAATGGCTTGCCGCGTGGCCACGCGTCGTAGAAGCCCTCGACCGCCACCGGATAGATGGGCACCTGCAGATGGTAGGAAAGGATGGCGGCGCCCTTCTTGAACGTCTTCGGACGCCCGTCGATGGAGCGCTCGCCCTCGGGGTACAGGGCGAGCACCTTGCCGCGGCGCAAGCCGTACGCGCCCGCCCGCATGGCCCGCACCAGATTCGCGTCCGGGTCCACCGGAATCAGCTTGATGGCGCGCGCGATCCGCCGGAAGATCCCTTCGCCGAAAATCTCGCTCGTCCCCACGTAAAACATCTCGTTCCACAGGCTCCAGGGCAGCAGGGTCGGCAGGAGGGGCGCTTCCAGGTAGCTCTGGTGATTGGGAGAGAGCAGGAAGGGCCCGTGCTTCGGCAGTTTCTCCATGCCCGTGACCTTCAACCGGAAAGCGTCACGCAGAAACAGGTTGACGGCGCGCCCCAGCAGGAAGATCAGCGCCGTCGAGATCGGCCGCGGCTTCGTGATGGCGGTGACTTCGGGGTCGTCGGTGTCCGTGGCCAGGATGGCTTCCCATCCGGGGAAGGCAGCGCGCTTCGCGCCTCCCGCGCTCATGCCCTTGCGCACGGCTTCGATCAGGTCGCGCACGGTGTAAACCTCGGAGACCACCGAGTCGTCCACCGAGGCTCCGAGCTCCTGCTCCAGCGCTACCAGCAGTTCCACCCGCTCCATGGAGTCCAGACCGAGGTCGAGCTCCAGATTGTCGTGGGGATGGACGGACTCCTTCTTCTCGCGCGCCGCTTCCCGCACCACTCGCAGGGCGCGCTGCACTTCGGGTTCGTCCAGCCAGGCCGCGTCTTCGGTGGAAAGCTCGCGCGCCGGCGCACCTTCGGCCTCGGCGGTCGCCGCGCCCTCCAGCACCCGCTTGCGGATCTGGTAGCGCTTCAGCTTGCGCGTGGTGGTGCGCGGCAGCTCTTCCTGCCACAGGTCGTAGCTCAGGATGCGCCGGGCCGCGGCCAGTTGCGCCGACAGCCCATCCAGGTCGAAGCGGATGACTTCGCGCGTGTTCACGATCTTCTTCTGCTTGAGCAGCTCGAAGTTGGGCACGACCACGGCGTGCAGCCGCTCCGCGAACGGTTCGCCCGGCCGGCTTTCCAGGCCCAGCACGCAAACTTCCTTGATCCATGGCGATTGCTCGTAGTGCGCCTCGACCTCCTCCGGGTAGATGTTCTTGCCCGAGCTGAGGACGATCACGTCCTTCTTCCGTCCGGTGATGAAGAGGTTGCCATCCGCGTCGAAGTAGCCCAGGTCACCGGTGTGGAGCCAACCGTCACGTAGCACTTCTGACGTGGCCTCCGGGCGCTTGTAATAACCCTTCATCACAAGGCGGCCGCGGATCAGGATCTCGCCCGACGCCGGCCCTTCTTCATCCTCGCGCACCTCCGCGTTATCCAGCCTCGCTTCCACTCCGTCGAGCGGCTTGCCCACCGACCCGATCACGTTCCGCCCGATCGGTGTAGCGAACGCTCCGCCGGAAGTTTCCGTCAGTCCGTAGGCCTGCAGGATGTCAAAGCCCATGGCTTCCAGGTCGCGTCCGATGGCGGCGTCGAAGCGCGAGCCGCCGGTGATCAGGAAACGCATGTGTGTCCCCAGCGCCTGGTGCGCCTTCTTGAAGAACACTTTTCCCAGGTTGATGCCCAGGCGGCGCCCCAGACGCGAAACGCCCATGAGCCCCCGGAAGGCGGCTTGCGCCGGCGCGCCTCGCTCCTTCACCTGCTTCAGGATGCGCTCGTGAATCAGGTAGAAGAACTGCGGCACGCAGCAGAACAGCGTGACGTCGCGCTCGCGCAGCGCACGCATCAGTTCGCTGGTGTTCAATTGCTCCAGGTAGACCACCCGCGCGCCCGCGGCGAACGGCAGCAGCAGGTTGG harbors:
- the xerC gene encoding tyrosine recombinase XerC, whose protein sequence is MSKKKSSPSGPIPRAIVRFLRSLESERRASRHTLRAYRQDLERFAAWAGAGADWPAVDHLRIRAFLSHLYDEGLSKTSVARALAALRSLYRWMAREGMVDQNPAALVSTPRLPKKLPRVPTVEEMNSMLDAPMKEETAFPERDHLILELLYGCGLRNSELVGLDLEDVQWSNEALLVRGKGKKERLVPFGEVARAAFTAYLPARREKLAAVKRSCSALLINRRGSRITTRSVGRIVKRIALARGLSADVHPHTLRHAFGTHMLEEGADLRAIQELLGHERLATTQRYTQLSVKHMLKVYDDTHPRAK
- a CDS encoding AMP-binding protein, which gives rise to MLTPEAPAASAGAANFYRRFLESVERWPDCVAVEMQRSDPAKPPERHTYAGLRREAESIGRWLGEQGLERGTRCAILASNGPRWVAAYLGTVAAGMVAVPLDIALKPEQVARLLADSGSAVLFVDARHVAAGEHAAAGLHCRLVLLERDPTAKSAQPDVDQMLAAGPGDFAPVATALDETVLLLYTSGTTADPKGVVLTNDNLLAEVEAVFHFIRITPQDSILGVLPLFHALAQMANLLLPFAAGARVVYLEQLNTSELMRALRERDVTLFCCVPQFFYLIHERILKQVKERGAPAQAAFRGLMGVSRLGRRLGINLGKVFFKKAHQALGTHMRFLITGGSRFDAAIGRDLEAMGFDILQAYGLTETSGGAFATPIGRNVIGSVGKPLDGVEARLDNAEVREDEEGPASGEILIRGRLVMKGYYKRPEATSEVLRDGWLHTGDLGYFDADGNLFITGRKKDVIVLSSGKNIYPEEVEAHYEQSPWIKEVCVLGLESRPGEPFAERLHAVVVPNFELLKQKKIVNTREVIRFDLDGLSAQLAAARRILSYDLWQEELPRTTTRKLKRYQIRKRVLEGAATAEAEGAPARELSTEDAAWLDEPEVQRALRVVREAAREKKESVHPHDNLELDLGLDSMERVELLVALEQELGASVDDSVVSEVYTVRDLIEAVRKGMSAGGAKRAAFPGWEAILATDTDDPEVTAITKPRPISTALIFLLGRAVNLFLRDAFRLKVTGMEKLPKHGPFLLSPNHQSYLEAPLLPTLLPWSLWNEMFYVGTSEIFGEGIFRRIARAIKLIPVDPDANLVRAMRAGAYGLRRGKVLALYPEGERSIDGRPKTFKKGAAILSYHLQVPIYPVAVEGFYDAWPRGKPFQKFAELKIAFGDPIHPPKKGGNAEVVYEQMTRELRARVVAMWLKLRGEEPDQAEQLGQAAD